The sequence ATCGATGAAATCGATAAAATCTGTAAGCGCGGCCAGACGTCAGGCCCCGATGTGTCCCGCGAAGGGGTACAGCGTGACTTGCTGCCACTGGTGGAAGGTTGTACTGTTTCAACCAAGCACGGCATGGTAAAAACTGACCATATTCTGTTTATTGCCTCCGGTGCGTTTCAGGTCTCCAGCCCGTCAGATCTTATCCCGGAATTGCAAGGTCGCTTGCCAATCCGCGTAGAATTGCAGGCGCTGACCACGGATGATTTCGAGCGCATTTTGACTGAGCCGAGTGCCTCGTTAACCGAGCAGTACAAAGCATTAATGGCGACCGAGGGTGTGACCGTTGAGTTTACCCGCGAAGGTATCCGCAAAATTGCTGAAGCGGCATGGCAAGTTAACGAACGCACCGAGAATATCGGCGCACGTCGTTTGCATACCGTGTTGGAGCGTTTGATGGAGGATATCTCCTATGACGCTAGCGAAAGTCATGGTCAATCCATCACCATTGATGCTGCATATGTCGGTAAGCATCTGGATGAACTGGTCGCAGATGAAGATCTAAGTCGTTTTATCCTATAATTCGCTTTATAGCCCTATGCTGGATAAAATGGTCCGCCGATAGATATCGAGTGGGAGGCATCGCCTCCCACTCTTGTTTTTGATGACATTATTTCTGACGATATTACTCTTGGCAGACATGAATCTTTTTAACGCGCCAATATGGGCGGACCAGACTCCTATAAAATGAAGCGAAAAATGAGCCTATCAACCAATAGCAGCCAAACTCAGGCTTGGCTGGAAAGCCTACGGCCACGAACCCTACCTCTGGCTTTTGCCTCTATCGTCACTGGCTCAGCACTGGCTGTCTGGCTCGATAGTTTTAAACCCGCCGTCGCTTTACTCGCCTTGTTAACTGCTGGCCTGCTGCAAATTCTGTCCAATCTGGCCAATGATTACGGCGATGCGATTAAAGGCAGTGATACCGAGGAGCGTATCGGGCCGTTACGCGGTATGCAGAAAGGGATGATTACCCGCCATCAGATGAAGGCCGCACTGATTATCACCGTAACCCTGACGGTCATTTCCGGTATCTCACTCATCGCCATCGCTTGTGAAAAGCCCAGTGACGTTTTAGGTTTCTTATTGCTCGGGCTGATGGCTATTGTGGCTGCCATTACCTACACCGTGGGTACTAAACCCTATGGTTATATGGGGCTGGGCGATATTTCAGTATTAGTGTTTTTCGGCTGGCTGAGTGTCGCCGGGACTTACTACCTTCAGGCCGGGCACTTTGATAGCATTGTCATGCTGCCAGCCACCGCCTGTGGTCTACTGGCGACCGCCGTACTAAATATCAATAATTTGCGCGATATCGAAAATGACAGAGCGAATGGCAAAA comes from Yersinia bercovieri ATCC 43970 and encodes:
- a CDS encoding 1,4-dihydroxy-2-naphthoate polyprenyltransferase, producing the protein MSLSTNSSQTQAWLESLRPRTLPLAFASIVTGSALAVWLDSFKPAVALLALLTAGLLQILSNLANDYGDAIKGSDTEERIGPLRGMQKGMITRHQMKAALIITVTLTVISGISLIAIACEKPSDVLGFLLLGLMAIVAAITYTVGTKPYGYMGLGDISVLVFFGWLSVAGTYYLQAGHFDSIVMLPATACGLLATAVLNINNLRDIENDRANGKNTLAVRLGPVVARYYHALLIAAAIFCLALFSTLNLHSWAGWIFILAVPLLVKHALFVLREPTAAGMRPMLEHMVKAALLTNILFAVGLVFS